TGGTTTTGTTTTAGCAACTTTTTCTCCCACATAGGTCTATTTCCACTGACAtacttctttgttgttgttgttttgtcttgtttggCTCTTTCTCATATGACAGAATTTTCTCAAATTTCTACAGATCCCTATACAAAGTAGAATATAGAAATTAACAGCTGAACAGAGGTTTAGGAAAGCCTGATGGGTGGGTGATGATTTTATTACACATTGATGTGACTGATATAatgtttgctttcttattttttgaattaGAGGTTGAGGTTCTTAGTTGCAGTAGATAATGTTCTTCCAAGATCTGGCTGGAATGTTCCTATGTAGCAATCAGTGCCCAGAGAAAAACAGCACAAGGGGAGGCCTCAGTCTTCAGTGTACAATTTTGTAACAACTTATTGTGTTTTTAGGACAGGAACCCTACTCttcattgttacttgtatttttcaaCAGCAGAGGTCCTCTGATATCACTTACCAAAGAATAAAGCTCTTATTTATTCTGTCTAGAGGGAGAGACACTACCCCCTGGCTGGGAGATGCAAAGTAGAATATTTTGGTGTCATTACTGCTTCTTAAATAGACTTTCAACCCTTTTATCCGATTGAAGCTTCACCCATGCCCCTCAAGGATCCTTTCCTATAAAAGGAGTAGTTTCTCTGAATCTCCTTTTGTCATTTCCATGAGTTGGCCTTCTGAGGTCACCTAAATTTATcattcattcttttctgtttatCTTTCCATGAGGTCAGCCTAAAGTAAATATGTGTTCCAGCCACCATTTTTAACCAGAAATATGTCACTTTGTCTCTATTTAAATGTGACAAGAGATTTCCCGTGATGGGGTGTGAGGTCATCCACTCTGTGTTCCTGGTTCATGATGCGTGGAACATGCTAGACACTCCAAAATGCTAAATGAATGCATGTATCCATGGAAGCATAAACAGACAGATGGGTAGATAGATGGACACACGAATAAGGACACATTTTTGGTGGTCAAACAGATTACATGATCCATTGCACATACAAGGACAAGCTATGTTTTGAAGTAGCATGTCTTTGGAGCTGTCTTTCTGCCTCATGAAGAGGTACATAAGGCTCTCCAGTTCACCAAATGTTTCCATGAGTTTATTTATAGGGCACTGATGTTGATTAGACCCTAAATGTGATTATTTGCCCCTTTTCAGTATCTTCTCCTACTTTCAGAGCTTCTTGTACTCCACAGCCCTTACACCAGCCGACTACCTGCTCCAGGCATCTTGTTTCGATAGTATCACAGAAGGCAAAGATCATGGCTTCCTCCACTGGAAATGGGTGAAGCAATGTTGCTACAGGAAGAGACAGCGCCTTGCAATGCAGATTTCATGGATTTTCTGTGAAGTATTGTAAGGCAACAGTACACTTTTCAATGATTTCTGCTCTGCATAAGAGTTTTTGATTGCATCTAGCATACAGTACCATAGTGGCGGAATTCATGAATATTTTACTTATAGAGGAAAAGGGAAAGCTAGCCTGCCtaaatagcttttattttgtaAGGTTTTGGATTTAGTtttctcacccccaccccatgggttctttttaaaaaaaaacaccctacATTAAACAGCTGCTTTGAaagtttctctttccctttaaGTGTTTTCACATTACGGACTGTGCTCCTATGATCTAATAAAATTAAGCTATCAGGAGGAAATCATCGcatcagaaagggctggggaagcaTTGTAAAGCACCAGACATCTCGCTAGAAGTGCATCTCTCGGGAGTTTGCTCTGGGAAGGAAGCGGTGGGTGGAATTGCTGAGCTCCTTGGTCTGTTAAGCTGATGCGCGCCTTCCCACACTTGTCTTCTTTACATAAGCATCTTCCTTTCAAGACAGCCCCAGTGGCACTGGGAGAGAAGGCAGCAGGCACAATGGTCAGATCTAAATATTCTGgagaagagataaaaataaagcgTGTACCTGAGCAAGCGACCTTCCAATATTTAAAATCTCCAGGTGCATTATGAAAGGGCTTTCATGTCCCaccttcttccccacccccattttctGATCTACTTGTAAATTTTTAAGTTCCAGAAGGCAGAATAGGCTTCAGATTAACAGTGACAATAGCAGACAGACtggcccttttctttctttctttcgtttctttttttttttcccacagattGTTTCATCCTAACTAGAAATAAGAAGGaagtgagccctcaaataaaaatTGTTGGGAATTTACATCCCCTGTGACGACTCATCCAGACAAGCATATTTTTTTGTACTTAAGTTAAATCCCTTGTATTTTCATGATATGACTGTTTTCCCTCAAGGAAAATACATAACAGACAAAATTATATCTTTAGACAACTATTCTCAAACTTCAGTGCTACCTGACTTACTTGGAAGATtttgtttaaaatgcagatttgtgAGCTCTCATATTTTCACATTAGCATATCTGTGATATTTTTGAGGAATACATGAaacctcatttctaaaatgaagcaAGGGATAaacattaaatacaaaatagtttaGTTTGTTGATTCAAACCACTACAAAGTGGCAAAGTAGACAGATCTAAATCTGGATAGTCTCCTCACACCTACCCTTTCTACCtaatatttctttgttctttccaaTTATCCACCGTTCACATTTAATTTCAGCTTGAAAAATCCCATTTCTCTGCTCTGCCTCATAGGCAGCAGAACATTTGGAATGTGGTGTGGGCAGTGCACGAGTGTTAACTGAGTATTTGATTATGGCTCAAAGACCATAGGAACTGAGATCTTAAAGGAGACTTAGATATGATCCAAAGGATCTCCAGGCTTTAGGGAGAACACTAGAATAAAGGGAAGTGTTAGATttgggaaaaattttaaacatatttttttggtCCCCAGAAGAATAACTGCATGGGGTAATGTTTATAGTTAAATGGATACCTCTGTGGATTTATTTAAATAGCTCACCTTTTAGCCCAGAAGGCTGgtttctgttctttgtttttttttcttctcacttgtGGTATGCTTTTCCAGTATCTACAGAAGAGCAGAACAGAAATCTAAGACATCATGAAGAGAATAATAATGACCAGATATAATAAGAGCCATGATTCTTAGCTGTATTTATAATAAAAGGCACTTTCACATTCtgaaataatagagaaaactTTTATcgttttccctttccttccttatgttctttctatctctctctcttgcatAGATGTTtcaatataacaaatatatatataactgtaacAACGTGCAAAAATAATGACTGAGTTATCTGTAATCAATAGTATTTTGCCTCTTGTGCCTAATGGCTAGAGCAACATTACCTGCCTCAGAGCATTCTTGTGGGGGAGTAAATAGGATAATACTTGAAAGGCACATAGCATAAACCTCACACATAGCAGAGCTTAGTCAGTAGTCACTGTCCTAATGATGCACTCACAGCATGTGAAATGAGTTTGGGGATGTTTCCAATAAGAAGTTTTGCTCAACCCCTTGAAGTTGAATTTCAAATGGAAATTGCTGAAAGATATTACAGGAcaattctagaaataaatgaatgcccTCTAGTCAGTAATTTCACAATATATAAGATGATGTATactagatttttttctcattttggttaTCACTAGGGTGCTCATACCATCTAAGTCCTACTGCAAAAAATGCTAGATGAATAGGCTACCTACACACACTCCTGATAGAGAAAGAGGCCTGCTGAGGACACGTCCTATTGGCCATTTGGCAGCTGAAGAGAAAATCACCCTGAACTTAAAATAGATATAACACTGAAATTCTTAACTTTCTCCTTTTGAATAATTACTTTGGTCAAAGAAATCTCCTAATCAAGCCAAAGTCACCTGTATTCCTCTCATTCCTCAAAAATGTCAGCTGTTAGTTATCCACAACAAACGAGGTTTCACATTCTGTGACAATGCTTTTAAGGGGAAAGAACAAATGCTAGTCTGAAAAAAGAGAATAATGTCATGAAAGGACTTTTTCTGTCAAATGTACATCATTATGtttattatacttattttctttctgggaATTTTGTGTTCAAAGGAGGAAAGGAGCATTAATAAGAGGACCTATCAAAAAACATTCTTTAGAAGAAATTCCAGGGCAAAGCACCATACTCTGTTATATACTTATTTTAGTATCTGCCTCTCACCACCGTTAATCCCCCCAACCCAGTTCATGACCAGCTCAACCGTCCAGTCGTACGCCAGAGAAACTGAGCAGTTATTATTCCTCACATCTTTCCTGACTCCCATCAGTATGCAAGTCCTGTCAGTTTCATCTCCTTTGTATTTGTCAAACCGATCCATCTCATGCCATCTCCATAGCTACCATCCTCATATAATCCACTGTTTCTCTTACCTGGTTTACCACAATACTATCATAACTAGTTCATCTGTTCTCTAGGGCACCACAACAATCTATTCCCCTTACTGCAGCTCAAATGATTTTTTTGGATTGCAATCTAGATCATGCAATCCTTATACACTTCTTGTTTTccttaagaatataaaaattgtcAGCTCAGTCAGTTACCTGCAAGGTCTGAAACTATCTGcctcccttctccaaactctttctgACTTTATTCTCCTTATAGCTTTCTGCAATTGATTTCAGCAagaatgtatgcatatatgataAGATacaataatatttcttttctccatGTTACCGTTAGGTGAGTGGGCTAATTAAAGTGAATACTTTgaacatttattcaaaatatttacaataataaatTTAGTTTACTAGTTAGAAAACTAAGTTTTGGGCATTCATATATAATGAAAACACATTGAATCAAAAGTTTATTACTTTACTGCACAATTATAGCATGAATAGGCCCCACGCATGTGCAAactacacaatatatatatatatatatatatatatatatatatatatatatataaaagcccaTACTAACTAAACTTTGTATGATCAAATGTGTCTAGTGCAAGCAAACATCAGCTTCTAAAACAGAAGCTTATTTGTTTTACagagtgataattttttttctatctagaTATTATGTTTTAGTAAAGTTGGGTGAACTGATTCACTTCTCTGTGTCTTTTCACTTCAGTACAATAATGCTGAAGTGAATAATACTGTAAAAGGTTTGTTGAGGGAATTCAATGAGATTATGTACATAAACACATGATACAGTGAAAATGCATAACATGTGGTTTTGTTCCTGTTCCTGAGTATCCCCCCCCACACTTTCATTTCACTAGttatatgactttaaaaaaaggaaagtgcaCTTTGACTAGTTCTTACTCAGaaacactgaatatttttatGCTGAAAAGGGTGTAAAGATCATTAAGTtcaacatcttcattttacagatgagaaatctgAGGTCCCAAGTGGTGGACCAGGTCACAGAGCTAGATAGTTAGACagctgagataaaaaaaaaaaaaaaaaaaaaaaaagaaagaaagaaaaaacaaaaaagaaaaagaaaaaggaaaaaaaagaaaaaacctcttCTGATCTCACTTTAAGTCATTTTGTTAAATATCACACTAAtttggatagatttttttttctctttctgtttgtgTCTTTCAACTGAAGTCTTAAAACTAATGACCTCTAATTTTAGATATAAATTTAAGCTGGATTCACTTCATAATTTTCAGAAAGTTCTTACTGTGAATAGATTATGTCTAAGAGTTCAggctttaaaggaaaaaagattggAGCTTGATTCCTGAATCTGCTATATATTAGCTGaataaccttgggcaagtcatttaatttctctgagcttcagtaACCTCATTTGTTAAATGGAAGATGTAACACCGATCTCAAATGGTTACCATGaggattatatataaaataaatgatgaatgcAAAGAACCAAATTAGAATAGGGCTGAGCACCTAGTCAGTCTGTAGAATGTTCACTTCCTTTCTATCTCTCAGAATCTGCA
This portion of the Ictidomys tridecemlineatus isolate mIctTri1 chromosome 4, mIctTri1.hap1, whole genome shotgun sequence genome encodes:
- the LOC110598989 gene encoding uncharacterized protein LOC110598989, whose product is MATVTVHHHAIQYKEGRVLSAEEFRPENTGSTVSSPEALLLFDVDSHTQTRYWKSIPQVRRKKNKEQKPAFWAKRIFRSDHCACCLLSQCHWGCLERKMLM